The Desulfobulbaceae bacterium region CTATTGAAGTCAAAGTAGGCGACACCTTTGAAGTCTTTGTCGAAAAGCGCGAAGGTGAAGGCGGCCTGCGTCTGTCTCGCGAAAAGGCTATCGGCATTAAGGTATGGGAAGCCATCGCCAAGATTTCCGAAGATGACGGTGTCATTCAAGGCGCTATCGAAAGCCGGGTCAAGGGTGGCCTCTCAGTTGATATCGGTGTTCCAGCCTTCCTGCCTTACTCGCAGATCGATCTGCGTCCGGTCAAGGATCTTGATGCCATGATCGGCCAGACCTATGACTTTAAGGTCCTTAAATATAATCGTAAACGCAACAATGTTGTTATTTCTCGCCGGGCAATCCTGGAAGAAGAAAGAAGCAAACTGCGTGAATCCATGCGTGAGAGCCTGATCGAAGGCTCAACGGTCACGGGCACCATCACCAACATTACCGATTACGGTGTGTTCGTTGATTTGGGCGGCCTGGATGGTCTCTGCCATATCACCGATCTTTCATGGGGCCGGGTTTCTCACCCTTCCAAACTGTTCAAGGTCGGCGAAGAGATCGAAGTTAAAATTCTCAAGTACGACAAGGAACACGACAAGGTTTCCCTTGGCGTCAAACAGCTCAAGGCGGATCCTTGGTCAACAGTCCAAGATCGTTATCCTGTCAGCAGCAAAACGGTTGGGCGTGTGGTCAGCATCACCGACTACGGCGTCTTTGCCGAACTTGAAGAGGGCGTCGAAGGTCTGATCCATGTCTCAGAAATGTCTTGGACCAAGAAGGCCAAACACCCGTCGAAGATGGTTGCCATGGGCGACAAAGTCGAAGTCGTGGTCTTAAATATTGATGCCGACGCTAAGCGTATCTCCCTTGGCATGAAGCAACTCCAACAGAACCCATGGGATCTCGTAGCCCAAAATTACCCCGTTGGATCCATCATTGAGGGTAAAATCAAAAATATCACAGACTTCGGTATTTTTATCGGTATAGAAGAAGGCATAGATGGACTGATTCATGTCTCAGACTTGTCTTGGACCGAGCGAATCAAGCACCCTTCAGAGAAATACAACAAGGGTGAAACCATTCAAGCTGTTGTCCTCAAGATTGACCGCGAGAACGAACGGTTCTCTCTGGGGATCAAACAACTCGAGCCAGATCCTTGGCAAGAAGCAATCACCAAATATCCGATCGGCAGCATGGTTGAAGGCAAGATCACCAACGTCACTGACTTTGGAATTTTTGTCGAGGTTGAAGAGGGAATCGAAGGCCTGGTCCATGTCTCCGAAATCAGTCAAGAAAAAATCAACAGCCCTGTCGGTGTGTACAAGGTAGGAAACACCATCCAGACCAGGGTCATCAACGTCTC contains the following coding sequences:
- a CDS encoding 30S ribosomal protein S1, with protein sequence METPNTTQKADIGTPGSNAKDSVFARTAHQFSDISDTASFAELFGEGEDMQVAKVGDVVHGTVIALIGNAAIIDIGDKSESTVPLSEFRNEGETIEVKVGDTFEVFVEKREGEGGLRLSREKAIGIKVWEAIAKISEDDGVIQGAIESRVKGGLSVDIGVPAFLPYSQIDLRPVKDLDAMIGQTYDFKVLKYNRKRNNVVISRRAILEEERSKLRESMRESLIEGSTVTGTITNITDYGVFVDLGGLDGLCHITDLSWGRVSHPSKLFKVGEEIEVKILKYDKEHDKVSLGVKQLKADPWSTVQDRYPVSSKTVGRVVSITDYGVFAELEEGVEGLIHVSEMSWTKKAKHPSKMVAMGDKVEVVVLNIDADAKRISLGMKQLQQNPWDLVAQNYPVGSIIEGKIKNITDFGIFIGIEEGIDGLIHVSDLSWTERIKHPSEKYNKGETIQAVVLKIDRENERFSLGIKQLEPDPWQEAITKYPIGSMVEGKITNVTDFGIFVEVEEGIEGLVHVSEISQEKINSPVGVYKVGNTIQTRVINVSAKDRKIGLSIKALSDTEESVVEEYQKKQSTPSTIGDLLSAKQEEMAAQKAGQ